The nucleotide window CGATCTCGTAGAACTCGCTTTTCTCGGCCATGGTGCGAGGGTACCCGCCCGTCTCGCCCGGCCCGCTTATAGCCGGGCGTCGGTGCGCCGCAGGTAGACCACAGAAGCGAGCCACCCGGCGAAGGCCATTATCGCCGATGCTGCGATAACGGTGACGACGGTGGCGGCGGTCAAAGCACCTGCGTCAGCAACCGCCGAGCTTCCGAGCCACAGCGTGTCCGAGAGCAGAGCGGGAGGGAGCATGAACTTCACGCCCGGAGCACCGGAGGCGAGGGCGCCGAATGACACAATGGCGGCGACCAGGCCGATTGCGATTGGGGCCGCGAAGTTGCGGATCACCATAGATAGCATCGATTGCCACGCCGCTACCGCCGACGCCGGCGCCAGCGCGAGCAACGCGGATGCAAGGAACTCTCGCGGGATGTCGCCCGGGATGCCCAGCAGCCGCCCGCCCGCGAGCGCGAGAAGGATCAGCACACCGTGCATTGCCGCGATCGCGATGGTCGTAGCTGCGACCTTCGATGCCACGAGGCTGCCCTCTGAACGAGTCGAGGTGAGCATGGTGAGCCAGTTGTGGCCACGATGTTCGACTCGCCACGCGGCTGCAGCGAGGATGGACACACCGGCCGTCATGAATATCAGACCGTAGAAGAGCATGATCTGGGAGAGATAACTGTCCCAGCCCGAGCTGAGCATCTCCGCGTTCGCGGCGTAGTTTCCTGTGCCAATGGCAGCGGCGATGAGCGGGACCAGCAGGATGACCGCCCAAATGTGTGAACGCCGGAACTTCAGCAGGTCGTTGCGGATCAGGTCCATGGTCTAAATCTCCTTTCGATCCAGCGCTTTGATGCCGGCACCGAAGAGCGCCGAAACCAGCACGAGGTAGCCGATCCACAGCGGCCAGTGCACCTGCACCGCTTCGACACCGGATTCGGCGAAACTGAACGGGGTGAGCACTGCGAAGTAGCCGAACGGGTTGATCGCGGCCAACCAGGCTGGCGAGAGCAGCGCAGCGATGCCCAAGAATCCGCCGACGACCCCGACAGCGAGGACCACAGTCTGCGAGTCAACGATCGCGGCGAGGAAGAGCATCACGGCAAGCAGTGCAAGACTGGTGACGGTCGCGCCAAAGCCGAAACGCAGCCACGTTCCAAGCATTTCGCCGTCCGGCGCTGGAGCGCCAAGCGCAATCGGGAGCGCGAGCACTCCCGCGAACTCGACGGCTTTCAGCACGGCCACAATTAGCCCGGTGACGCCGAACTTGCGAACAAGCAGCGCACCCGGTCGGGTGCCGGCAACAGCGTTGAGGCGCCAGCCGCCGCTCGCGTGCTCCGCGTCCACAACGCGGCTGGCAATCAATGCCAACTGCAGCGGGGCAAGAAAGGCCTGCGCCATGGAGAACCCGACAAGGTAGCCAGCCCAAGACGAGTGCGGGTCGTCCGCGAACTGTTCGATCTGTCCGCCGGCGAAGAGGTTCATGCTGGCGAACAGGACAATCCCTGCCGAAAGCAGCAGTCCCAGCAGCAAGGTCTTGGTGCGGCGGAGTTTCGCGAACTCGATCATCATGCGCTCAACGCCTCCCGTCCGGTCAAGCCGATGAACACTTCCTCCAGGCTGCGGCGCTTGCGCACCACCTGGTGCAGCGGGACACCGTGGGACACCAGCTGCGCGCAGACCTCGGCGACTTGCTCATCGGTCATACCGGAGAGTTCCAATCCGCCGTCGGCGGGCGCAGGACCCAAACCACGCAGCAGGTCCGCCGCGATGGGGGCGGCTGGGGTTTGGATGAAGACGTCGGGCAACTGGGCGTCGTAAAGCTCTTGCTGCGAACCCTGAAAGACGCACCGACCTTGATTGATGATGGTGAGGTGCGATGCCATCTTTTCAATCTCCGAGAGCAAGTGGCTGGAGACGAGCACCGTGCGGCCCTGTTCGCGTGCGAGGCTGACGATGAGCTCGCGGATTTCCTCGATGCCGGCCGGGTCGAGGCCGTTGGTGGGCTCGTCGAGGATAAGCAGCTGTGGGTCGCGCGCGAGCGCCATTGCGATGCCTAGGCGCTGCTTCATACCCAGCGAGTAGTTCTTGACCAGCTTGTCCATCTGGCTTTCCAGCCGGACCAGCTTGATGGCGCGCTGCGCGTGCGCGGGATCGGCTTTGAGCAGGCGGGTGGCAATGCGCATGTTTTCCCCGCCGGTGAGGTGCGGGTACGCCGAGGGTGCCTCGATCAGCGAACCGACGCCGGCGAGCACCTGGGGGCGGGTAGCAGCGGTCATCGGCTGGCCGAGCATCATGATCTCGCCGCTCGTCGGGGCGATGAGGCCGAGCAGCATTTTCATAGTGGTGGATTTGCCGGAACCGTTGGGCCCGAGCAGACCGTGCACCACACCGGGCGCGACCTGAAGGTTGAGGTTGTTCACCACGGCTGTGTTGCCGTAGGTCTTGGTCAGACCCCGCGTTGCAATGATTGGTTGTGTGTCCATGGCCCCAAGGTTTCCGCAGACCAGGGGCCTGAAACATCGGCGCAGGGCACGATTTCTGTGGTCATACCCAGGTATGACGTGAACGGGCTTAAGAATCCAGCAAGTCGGCCCGCTCCACTAACCCGGTCCGATAGGCGAACAGGGCCGCATGCACCCGGTCGCGCGAGGAGGTCTTCGCCAGCACGCGCCCCACGTGCGTCTTCACCGTCGGCATCGAGATGAACATCCGCTCGGTGATCTCGGTGTTCGTCCACCCGCGCCCAATCGCCACCAGCACCTCCCGCTCCCGCTCGGTCAGCTCTTCCAGCGCGAGCCGGTCGGCAGGGGAGAGGGGCAAGGATTGCTCGGGAGCTTCATTGAGCTTTGCGACGATCCGGTTCGTCGCCTTGGGAGAAATCACCGCGTCTCCGGCGGCGACCGTGCGAATTGCGTCGAGGAGCGCCTCCGGCTCGGCGTCTTTGAGGAGGAACCCGCTCGCGCCGGCTGCCAGTCCACCGAGCACGTAATCCTCGTCGTCGAAGGTGGTCAAGATGATCACCTTGGTGTCCGGGTGGCGCTGGGTGAGTTGGCGCGTCGCGGCAATACCGTCGAGGACCGGCATCTGCACGTCCATGAGCACGATGTCGACTGGTTGTTCCGCGGCGTTGGTGAGCGCCGCTTCACCGTTGGCCGCGAGCCACCGGACGTCCAGGTCCGGCTGGGAATCGATCACGCCGCGGATGCCGTGGAGGAACAGGGCCTGGTCGTCGGCGAGGCCGATGGTGTGGGCGCTCACTGGGCCACCTCCTGCGGAGCATCGGTTCTGCGCAGCGGAATTGTCGCCTCTGTGACCCAGGTGTTGGTCTCGGTAGGGGCGGCGGTGACGAAGCCGTCGATAAGCGATGCTCTCTCCTGCATGCCCTGGAGACCGGTGCCGGTCGAGGGGAGAGTTCCGCGCGGCGGAATCGGGTTGGTTGTGCGGACTGCGACGTTGTCCTCGTTCCAGTCGACGGTGAGCTGCGCGGTGCCGGTGCCGTGTTTGAGCGCGTTGGTGAGCGATTCTTGGATGATGCGCTGCACCGCGAGCGTGGTGGCGGGGGCGAGGTCCGCGGGTGGTTGGCCGTGGACGGTGTAGTCGACCTCGAGTCCGCCGGCGCGGCTGGTGGCGACGAGCTGGTCGATGTCGAGGGTTTCTACGAGTGGGGTGACGGGGCGCTGCTCTGAGCCGCGAAGCAGGCCGACGACGCCACGCATCTGCTTCAGGGAATCGCGGCCGACTTTGGCGATGGTGCGCAGCGCGTCGTCTTTGGTTTCGGTGCGAGCGCCGGTGTCCGGTGCGCTGGCGTAGAGAGCGCCGTCGGCTTGCGCGACGATAACGGTGAGCGAGTGGGTGACAATGTCGTGAATCTCGCGGGCGAGGTGGGCGCGCTGCTCCTCGGCTGCGCGCTCGAATTCTTCCCGCTGACGTTCCAGCCGTGCCTGGAGCTCCTTCTCTGCGGTCTCCTCGGCGCGGCGGCGCAGCTCGCCGAAGAGGCTGGCCGCGATGAGGAGCGTGACGCTCCAGGCGATATACGGAGCTCGTTCGGCCGGTGTTAGTGCGGTGATCGTCGGTGAAATGAGAGTCAGCGCGACGGTGTCGCCGACAAACAGGGCGACGGTAATCAGGTCGCGGTGCGGCGAGGGCAGGTGGCGGCGGGCGATGTAGGCGGCGAAAGGGGCGAGCGCGACCGAGCCGGTGGGCAACGTTGGCCTGAACGCGCAGATTGCGAGCGCTGCGGTGATAGCTGCGACGGTGAGTAGCGGCCACCGCCAGCGAGTGAACGGAGCCGCGAAAGCGCAGAGCAGGAGCACCACATCTAGCGCGATGTTGCTTGAGGTTTGGAAGGCACCGAGCAGGCATGCGAACGCGAGCCCTGCGGCGAGAGCCAAGTCTCGGTATCGGGACCGGCGAAGCGACGACGTCTGCACATCCATAACGAGCTAGGCTAGTTCGGGATGTGTGCGACTACGTCGTACTGCGGTATGACGTTCTCTGCGCCTTGAGCCCTACATGTATTTGAACGCGTGCCAGAATCGCTGCCAGTCGTTCTTCGGACGCGCTTTCTCGCGTTCAGCGAGATTGCGGCGCAGCGACTCGATCGACTCCTGCGTGTACTCGCGTGTAGCGCGATCTCGATCGAAGTCAGCTTGAGATGGTTCAAACTTCGTGGTCATCTGCGAGTCCCTCCCTTTCCGCTGGAATCGTTTCGTGAGTTCCGTGTTGACGCCTTGCTGAAGATGAGTTTAAACGTTCTGCAGCTAGAACGCGATGCGCTCATCCCTCCGTTATCGAGTTCCGTCCGCATCGATGTCGTCCACGTCCGGTTCGTTCTGCGGCTCCAGCCGAGCGACAAAGTTATTCACTGCGTCAAGCAGAACGGGATCATAAGCGTTCATACTAGGTCGTCTGGTGTACTGACTCAGAAGATCCCATCCGAAAGCCACCTGCCTTGGGTCATCACTAAATGTGAGTTCTGTTGCCCACTGCAAGCTTTTGAAGTACGAATCCCTGTCGTCGGATCTACGCTTCTGGTTCAGGGTGTCCACTGCGACAGAAGCAGCTATCAAACCCACGAAAGCCGCGAGAAAATTGGGTTGCGTCGTAAAGATCGCTTGCAGCACTTCGGCATAACTCATTGATGTGACTAGCGCGACGGCGCCCACTACCAGCGCGCAAATAACGCTGATAAGAAACGCAATGTAAGCGATCTTGAGCACCGTTTTTAAACCCGAGGCGAAGAATCCATCCATTTCAATAGATCGGTTCCCGTCGTTCTTGGCTCCTCTAAAACCCACTGCTCAAACTCCCCCCTTTAGTGACGAGAATCTTATTCGAGGCCCACATGAGCGGCATCTTGGTAGTGCTCAGCACTGATTGGGTGATAGAAACCGACGCGACTACACTCCCGCACCATGCGAGTACTGGCAGCAATGAGCGGGGGCGTGGACTCCTCTGTCGCTGCGGCGCGCCTTGTCGAGGCCGGGCACGACGTTATCGGCGTCCACCTCGCGCTGAGCAAGGATGCGCAACAGACACGCGAGTCCGCCCGCGGTTGCTGCTCTCTAGAAGATTCCGCCGATGCGCGCCGGGTCTGCGACAAACTCGGCATCCCGTTCTATGTGTGGGATTTCTCGGACCGCTTCAAAGAGGACGTCATCGACGATTTCGTCGATTCCTACGCCCGCGGCGAGACCCCCAACCCGTGCCTGCGCTGTAACGAGAAGATCAAATTCGCTGCCTTGCTCGACCGCGCGGTCACACTCGGCTTCGACGCAATCGCGACCGGCCACTACGCCATCATCGACAGTGACGGCAACCTCCGTCGCTCCGCTGACCCGCTGAAGGACCAGTCGTACGTGCTCGGCGTGCTTACCCGAGACGAGCTCGACCGTTGCATCTTCCCGGTCGGCGACACCGAGAAGCCGCAGATCCGCGAGGAAGCCGCCCGTCACGGCTTCTCCACTGCGAGCAAGCCCGACTCCTACGACATCTGCTTCATCCCCGACGGCAACACGCAGGCTTTCCTCGGCCGCTCCATCGGAATGCGCCCAGGCATGATCAAGGACACCGACGGCAACGAGCTTAAGGAACACGACGGCGCGTTCCAGTACACGATCGGCCAGCGCAAAGGCCTGAACATCCGCGTGCCGGCCGCCGACGGCAAGCCGCGCTACGTCACCGATGTCGACGCCGCTACCGGCACCGTCACCGTCGGCCCGCGCGACGCGCTGAAGGTCAGCGAAATCACCGCAGACCGCCTCAAGGTCCTCCACCCCGCAATGGAAGGCGAGTTCGAGGCCCACGTTCAGATCCGCGCACACGGGGGAGTCGTCGGGTGCAGGGCGCGTATCGACGGCTCGTCCATGACGCTCACCCTCCACGAACCGCTCGAAGGTGTTGCCCGCGGTCAGGCCGCAGTGCTGTACCTGCCGGATCCGGACGGGCAGGGCGACATTGTGCTCGGCTCCGGCACGATCTGCGGCACCACTTAAACCGCTTAGACTCAGCATTTGTGAACGAACATCTCGTCTGGACCAACCCGCTTGCACCCAAGTGGCGCTGGGGGCTGATCGGGCTCGTAGTGCTCGCGGTCCTCGGCGTGCTGGCCGCTATGGCCACACAGCGCTTGAACACCTGGATCGGTATTGCCACCATGCTCGGGTTCGCAGTGCTGATTAACCTCATCCACCGCATCGGCACCTTCCTCATGGTCGATGCGGACGGTCTGCACTTCGGGATGTTCCCGCGGCCGAACGACATCATTCCGCTCCAGCACATCAAGGAGGTGCGAGTCGAGGAGCTGCCCGCCCACCACCGCGTGAAACGCCCGTTCGGCTCCTTCGCCGATCCCGACAAAACCACCGTCAGTGTTGTAGACGCGAACTCGTCCACCCGCGCAGTCGTCCTGAAGACCCGCGACGGTCGTACCATCAAAGTCGGCGTCGGCGACAACGGCCCAGCAGCGGAGACGTTCGTGAAATCCCTGCGTAAGCAGCGGCGGGGGATCCGTGGCTAGTCAACTCCCTCCCGCACCGACCGCGTTCGGTCTCGGCCCGCTACCCGGTACCGACCTCGCGAACGCAGCCGACATCGTCATCTCCGAAACCCCACTGCCACACATCCCGCAACTGCCCGATCGCGGCATCGGTTCGGATGCAATCGGGCGCACCGCAGCACTCCTAGACATTCCCGTCGAACCCGGACCTCGCGGCTGGCGCGTCGCCCCACGCCCGCGCACCCAAACCCAGTTCCGGGACCAGATGGAGCGTGACCTCGACGTACTCGAGGAGCTCTGGGCCAGCAAAATCGATCAGGTCAAGGTGCAACTCGTTGGGCCATGGACGCTCGCGGCGGAAATCGAAATGGCAAATGGGCACCGCATGATCACCGACCCCGGCGCGCTTCGCGACATCACAGAAGCGTTCGCCGGAGCGGTGGAGCAGCATAAAGGTGCCGTCGATAAGCGGATTGCTCCAACCGTTTTGCAACTCGACGAGCCGCGACTCGCCGACATTGCTGCGGGCAACCTCAAGGGAGCGACCGATTACGAGGAGATCCGTGCATACCCAGAGCCGTTTGAGCGGCTCGCAGGCTTCGGGGAATTTTTGCTCAATGCACCATTGCTTATCGACGCCCCCTGGCAGACCGCAGACCTCAAATCGCTGACCTCGGCTGGGCAGCGCGATCGGGTCGCGGAGTTGTTGGAAAGCGGGGCGCGGTTGGCCATTGCGCCCGTTGAGCCGGATTGGCTTTGGCGCTACTTCGACGAGTTACAACTCGACCTGGCGGTTACAGCGCTTGATGTGTTCGCGGCTGGCGGCAGCACTTTGACAGAGTCCGCTAAGAATTACCGCGCCGCGAGGGAGATGGCTGAAGGTTTGCGGTAACGCTTCGAATCTGTTCGCAGTATGCGATAGTTGTCGTATGAAGAAAACTGCACATTCTATGATCGTGGCCCTGGCTGTATCGGCTGGCGCCATTGTTGTTCCAGCTCATGCTGCTGAAGGCGATACCCCTTCGGTTCAAGAAGAAACCACAACCCAGGCTGGGGTGCCGGAAAGCCCATCAGCTGAGCCGGCTGAAGAGACCGGTGGTGAGACCGACACCGATGGAGCTTCCGAATCGGCGAGCGAGACTCCTACAACCACCAGCACGACGGCAACCACGACCCCTGCATCGACTTCGGCTCCCGCTGCGGTTCCGGCTCCGACCGAGCGTGATGGCTCCTCGACCGGCGCGATCGTCGGTGGCGTGGTGGTCACCCTCGGCGTGCTGGCAGCAGCCGCCGGAGGAGCGTGCTGGGCCATGCAGCAGGGGATCATCCCGAACCCGCTGCCGGGCATCATCCCGTGCCACCCGCCTGCGCCTCCGGCTCCTCCGGCTCCGGCGCCTGCTCCCGAACCTGCACCAGCACCGGCACCTGAGCCGGCTCCAGCACCCGCACCGGCTCCGGCTCCTGCGCCCGCTCCGCAGCCTGCCCCGGCACCCGCGCCGAGGCCCGCGGCCACCAAGCAGTACAAGAACTGCACGGCGGTGTGGAATGACCTCGGGCGTCCGATCCGTCGTGGTGAGCCCGGCTACGGATCGCACCTTGACCGCGACGGTGACGGCGTCGGCTGCGAGCGCCGCCCGAAGTAACTTACAGTTACTAGCCCTTCATCGGCCAGGCTAGCGAAAAGTCGGAGGTGTCACGACCTTTCGACTGGAAATGGCGGCGGAGATTCTCCTGGCAGTTGTAGTACTCCACTGCCTGGTACTCCATGAGCGAATCGGTGTCCATATCGGCGAGCTCGGGCCAGATCTTGCGGACCTGCTTCCATGCAATGCGCGCCGCGGCCATCGCGTCCGAGGTGGCCTCGTGTGCGTTGTCCAGGCGGACTCCGTAGAACTCCGAGAGCGCAGTCAGGTTCCGGCTGCCTTTGCGGTAGCGGTCCCGGGCGCGGTCGATCACGAGTGGATCGAAGACGGGGCCAGTGACCGTGAAATCACCCGTGAGGTGGCGCAGGACGGTGAGGTCGTAGGGCGCGTTGAACACGATCAAGGTGAGGCCGTCGGCCCAAGCCTGCTTAATCGCGTCAACCGTTTCGCGCAGCACCTCGTCGTGGTCGCGCCCTTCGGCGCGGGCCTTCTCCGTTGTGATGCCGTGAACGGCGGCGGCTGCCTCCGGGATTTCCACACCAGGGTCGGCGAGGGCTTCCGTGGCGGTGACCTCGGAGCCGTCGATACGCACAAGCGCACTGGTGACAATGCGAGCTTCCCGCGGGTTAGCCGACGTTGTCTCGAGGTCGAACGAAAGCATCCGCGACGCATCGAAGCCTGGTGGGGTTGCCATGCGGATTATTCTAACGGGCGCCCCGACGCGCCAGCTCGAGTCTTCCGGGGCAACGTTTTCCACTGCGTCCATGATCCCTTTCGCGATGAATTTAAGCGTTGCTCGGTGGATAGGCGGGATCAATAGTCAAACGCATGTCGAATCTAAGTGAGTTCCAACAGCGGGTCCTGAATGCCACCCGCATCGACCTTAGCCACCAGGTGCACGCGGAGATCCCGCGCTTCCCGGCGTTCGAGCCGATGCGCGAGCGCACCGTGAACACGATCGCGGAACACCGATTCTGGGCAAAGGAGTACACATTCGCTACTCCGTACGGAACGCACATTGATGCGCCTGGCCACTTCGCAGACGGCAAGAGGCTCGTTGATGCCATCGGCATTGAAGAGCTCATCCTTCCGCTGTACGTGCTGCACTTGGAAGACGAGGTGGCGAAGAACCCTGACTACGAGGTCACGGTAGAAGCAATTACCGCGTTCGAGTCAAAGTACGGAGAGATCCCATCGGGCAGCTTCGTGGCCTTCTCGAGCGGTTGGCACGAACGCTGGGACGACCCGGTGGCGTTCCGCAACCTCGACGATGATGGCGTACAGCACACCCCGGGTTGGTCACTCGATGCATTGAAGTATCTGGTGGAAAAGCGCAGGGTCGCCGCGATCGGACACGAGACCCTCGATACAGACGCAGGTGTGACCGCCGCCCGTGAGGGTTTCCTTTATGGGGAGCTCTACATTCTTGAACAGGACATCTACCAGGTCGAAGTCATGACCAACCTGGACCAGGTGCCTGCCACCGGTGCTGTGATTGTGGTCGGTCCGGCGAACATCAAGGGCGCGCCGTCGATCACGTCTCGCGTCTACGCGCTGTTCGAGTAGTAGGCGACCTAGACTTGGGCGCTATGACTGACACCGCGCCCGAAGTCCAGGACCTCCATCGCCAATGGGATGAGCTGGCTGAGGAAGTTCGCCGTCACCGGGACCTGTACTACAACGGTCAGCCGGAGATTTCGGACGCCGAGTTCGACACGCTCTTCCGCAAACTCCAAGCGTTCGAGGAAGCCCACCCGGAGTTCGCGGTACCGGATTCGCCGACCATGGAGGTCGGCACCGCGCCAACGAGCGACGCCTTCGCCGATGTCGTCCACCTCGAGCGCATGCTCAGCTTGGACAATGTGTTCTCGCCCGAGGAACTCACCGAGTGGCTGGAAAAGACACCCGGACCGTATGTCACCGAGCTGAAGATCGACGGGCTCTCCATCGACCTGGTCTACGAAAACGGCAAGCTCACCCGCGCCGCAACGCGTGGCGACGGCCGTGTCGGCGAGGACATCACCGCCAACGCACGCGTCATCCCAGACATCCCACACGAGCTCACCGGCGACTTCCCGCCGCTGGTAGAGGTTCGCGGCGAGGTGTTTATCCGCCCAGAAGACTTCCCGGAGCTCAACGAGCAGCGCATCGCGGAAGGCGGCAAACCGTTTGCCAACCCTCGCAACACCGCAGCCGGCGGTCTGCGCCAGAAGAACCCGGAGGACGTGAAGAAGCGCAAACTCCGCATGATCTGCCACGGCTTCGGCGCGCGCGAAGGTTTCGATCCGCAGACCCAGTTCGAGGCCTACGAGAAGCTCGCCGAATGGGGCCTACCCGTCTCCGAGTACACCAAGCAAGCGGAGAAGCCAGAGGAGATCCTCGGCATCGTCGAGTACTGGGGCGAACACCGCCACGACGCGATCCACGAGATCGATGGCCTCGTGATCAAGGTCGACTCCGTTGCCACCCAACGCCAGCTGGGCAACACCTCACGCGCCCCGCGCTGGGCGATCGCCTACAAATATCCGCCGGAGGAAGTGACCACGAAGCTCAACAACATCGAGGTCTCCATTGGTCGCACTGGCCGCGCCACGCCGTTCGCCGTGCTCGAGCCAGTCTTCGTTTCTGGCTCCACCGTTGCCATGGCCACCCTTCACAACCAGCACGAGGTCAAGCGCAAGGGCGTGCTCATCGGCGACACCGTCGTCGTCCGCAAAGCCGGTGAGATCATCCCCGAGGTGCTCGGCCCGGTCGCCGATCTCCGCGACGGCTCGGAACGCGAGTTCGTCTTCCCCAAAGACTGCCCTGTTTGCGGCACGGAACTCGCCCCGGCAAAGGAAGGCGATGCCGACTGGCGCTGCCCGAACACTCGATCGTGCCCCGCGCAGCTCGGTGCCCGCCTGGAGTACATCGCCTCGCGCGGCGCGTTCGACATCGAGGCGCTCGGCGAGAAGGGCGCCCAGGACCTCATCGCTTCCGGCGTCCTCGAGGACGAAGCTTGCCTTTTCGACCTCACCGAAGAGGACCTGCAGAAATCCCAGGCCTACACGCGCAAGGACGGCCAGATCAACGCCTCCGGCAAGAAGCTCCTTGCCAACCTCGAGCAGGCAAAAGGGGTAGAGCTCTGGCGCGTCCTGGTCGGCCTCAGCATCAGGCACGTCGGTCCGACGGCAGCACGCGCGCTTGCGGCTCGCTTCAAGAGCATGGAGGCGCTTGTCGACGCCTCGGTCAACGAGCTTGCCGACACCGATGGCGTGGGCCAAATCATCGCCGAATCGTTCAAAGCGTGGTTCGAAGTGGACTGGCACCGCGAGATCGTGCGCCGTTGGGCCGAGGCGGGCGTGCGCATGGAGGACGAAGCCGGTGAAGAGATCGAGCAAACCCTTGAGGGGCTCACGGTGGTTGCCACCGGCTCGCTCGAGGGCTTTACCCGCGACGAGGTCAAAGAGGCGATCATGTCCCGCGGCGGCAAGGCCGCCGGCAGTGTGTCGAAGAAGACCGATTACGTCGTGGTCGGGGAAAACGCCGGCTCAAAGGCCGCCAAAGCGGAGGAGCTCGGCGTCCCGATGCTCACCGAGGCGCAGTTTGTGCAGCTGCTTGAGGGCGGCCCTGCGGCGCTGGATGGGTAGCGGTCGCCGGCGCCTCCCGGATTAGTCGTGCAGCGCGAATGCCGACGAGTGCAGCGGCCCACAGCGCGATTATCCACCACAGCCACATCGGGAACTGGCCGTTCCAATTCATGCTGGCCCCGACGAACCACACCACAACTGCGGTAAACACAGTATTCACTAGGGCTACCCCCGGTTTATTGGTGGTGCGCACAGT belongs to Corynebacterium glaucum and includes:
- a CDS encoding ABC transporter permease; protein product: MDLIRNDLLKFRRSHIWAVILLVPLIAAAIGTGNYAANAEMLSSGWDSYLSQIMLFYGLIFMTAGVSILAAAAWRVEHRGHNWLTMLTSTRSEGSLVASKVAATTIAIAAMHGVLILLALAGGRLLGIPGDIPREFLASALLALAPASAVAAWQSMLSMVIRNFAAPIAIGLVAAIVSFGALASGAPGVKFMLPPALLSDTLWLGSSAVADAGALTAATVVTVIAASAIMAFAGWLASVVYLRRTDARL
- a CDS encoding ABC transporter permease, giving the protein MMIEFAKLRRTKTLLLGLLLSAGIVLFASMNLFAGGQIEQFADDPHSSWAGYLVGFSMAQAFLAPLQLALIASRVVDAEHASGGWRLNAVAGTRPGALLVRKFGVTGLIVAVLKAVEFAGVLALPIALGAPAPDGEMLGTWLRFGFGATVTSLALLAVMLFLAAIVDSQTVVLAVGVVGGFLGIAALLSPAWLAAINPFGYFAVLTPFSFAESGVEAVQVHWPLWIGYLVLVSALFGAGIKALDRKEI
- a CDS encoding ABC transporter ATP-binding protein, yielding MDTQPIIATRGLTKTYGNTAVVNNLNLQVAPGVVHGLLGPNGSGKSTTMKMLLGLIAPTSGEIMMLGQPMTAATRPQVLAGVGSLIEAPSAYPHLTGGENMRIATRLLKADPAHAQRAIKLVRLESQMDKLVKNYSLGMKQRLGIAMALARDPQLLILDEPTNGLDPAGIEEIRELIVSLAREQGRTVLVSSHLLSEIEKMASHLTIINQGRCVFQGSQQELYDAQLPDVFIQTPAAPIAADLLRGLGPAPADGGLELSGMTDEQVAEVCAQLVSHGVPLHQVVRKRRSLEEVFIGLTGREALSA
- a CDS encoding response regulator transcription factor, producing the protein MSAHTIGLADDQALFLHGIRGVIDSQPDLDVRWLAANGEAALTNAAEQPVDIVLMDVQMPVLDGIAATRQLTQRHPDTKVIILTTFDDEDYVLGGLAAGASGFLLKDAEPEALLDAIRTVAAGDAVISPKATNRIVAKLNEAPEQSLPLSPADRLALEELTEREREVLVAIGRGWTNTEITERMFISMPTVKTHVGRVLAKTSSRDRVHAALFAYRTGLVERADLLDS
- a CDS encoding sensor histidine kinase, which translates into the protein MDVQTSSLRRSRYRDLALAAGLAFACLLGAFQTSSNIALDVVLLLCAFAAPFTRWRWPLLTVAAITAALAICAFRPTLPTGSVALAPFAAYIARRHLPSPHRDLITVALFVGDTVALTLISPTITALTPAERAPYIAWSVTLLIAASLFGELRRRAEETAEKELQARLERQREEFERAAEEQRAHLAREIHDIVTHSLTVIVAQADGALYASAPDTGARTETKDDALRTIAKVGRDSLKQMRGVVGLLRGSEQRPVTPLVETLDIDQLVATSRAGGLEVDYTVHGQPPADLAPATTLAVQRIIQESLTNALKHGTGTAQLTVDWNEDNVAVRTTNPIPPRGTLPSTGTGLQGMQERASLIDGFVTAAPTETNTWVTEATIPLRRTDAPQEVAQ
- the mnmA gene encoding tRNA 2-thiouridine(34) synthase MnmA — its product is MRVLAAMSGGVDSSVAAARLVEAGHDVIGVHLALSKDAQQTRESARGCCSLEDSADARRVCDKLGIPFYVWDFSDRFKEDVIDDFVDSYARGETPNPCLRCNEKIKFAALLDRAVTLGFDAIATGHYAIIDSDGNLRRSADPLKDQSYVLGVLTRDELDRCIFPVGDTEKPQIREEAARHGFSTASKPDSYDICFIPDGNTQAFLGRSIGMRPGMIKDTDGNELKEHDGAFQYTIGQRKGLNIRVPAADGKPRYVTDVDAATGTVTVGPRDALKVSEITADRLKVLHPAMEGEFEAHVQIRAHGGVVGCRARIDGSSMTLTLHEPLEGVARGQAAVLYLPDPDGQGDIVLGSGTICGTT
- a CDS encoding methionine synthase, translating into MASQLPPAPTAFGLGPLPGTDLANAADIVISETPLPHIPQLPDRGIGSDAIGRTAALLDIPVEPGPRGWRVAPRPRTQTQFRDQMERDLDVLEELWASKIDQVKVQLVGPWTLAAEIEMANGHRMITDPGALRDITEAFAGAVEQHKGAVDKRIAPTVLQLDEPRLADIAAGNLKGATDYEEIRAYPEPFERLAGFGEFLLNAPLLIDAPWQTADLKSLTSAGQRDRVAELLESGARLAIAPVEPDWLWRYFDELQLDLAVTALDVFAAGGSTLTESAKNYRAAREMAEGLR
- a CDS encoding excalibur calcium-binding domain-containing protein, which produces MIVALAVSAGAIVVPAHAAEGDTPSVQEETTTQAGVPESPSAEPAEETGGETDTDGASESASETPTTTSTTATTTPASTSAPAAVPAPTERDGSSTGAIVGGVVVTLGVLAAAAGGACWAMQQGIIPNPLPGIIPCHPPAPPAPPAPAPAPEPAPAPAPEPAPAPAPAPAPAPAPQPAPAPAPRPAATKQYKNCTAVWNDLGRPIRRGEPGYGSHLDRDGDGVGCERRPK
- a CDS encoding 3'-5' exonuclease; the protein is MATPPGFDASRMLSFDLETTSANPREARIVTSALVRIDGSEVTATEALADPGVEIPEAAAAVHGITTEKARAEGRDHDEVLRETVDAIKQAWADGLTLIVFNAPYDLTVLRHLTGDFTVTGPVFDPLVIDRARDRYRKGSRNLTALSEFYGVRLDNAHEATSDAMAAARIAWKQVRKIWPELADMDTDSLMEYQAVEYYNCQENLRRHFQSKGRDTSDFSLAWPMKG
- a CDS encoding cyclase family protein yields the protein MSNLSEFQQRVLNATRIDLSHQVHAEIPRFPAFEPMRERTVNTIAEHRFWAKEYTFATPYGTHIDAPGHFADGKRLVDAIGIEELILPLYVLHLEDEVAKNPDYEVTVEAITAFESKYGEIPSGSFVAFSSGWHERWDDPVAFRNLDDDGVQHTPGWSLDALKYLVEKRRVAAIGHETLDTDAGVTAAREGFLYGELYILEQDIYQVEVMTNLDQVPATGAVIVVGPANIKGAPSITSRVYALFE